The genomic window GAAGGCCCCGGGCCGCACGCCGTCCTGGGCCCGGAATGAGGGGACTCGCCTCGCCCGCGTCGACTGGCCGGTCGCGGCGGAGACGCCCGGCGCGGCCGGGCTGGCGATCGCGGACCTCGCCGGCGACCCGCTGCCCGACCTGCTACTCGCCCGCGACGGGGAGCCGCCGGCGCTCGCCCTGAACCGCGGCAACGGCCACCATTGGCTGTCGCTGGAGCTGGCCGGCCACTGGCGCGTGAAGCCCGAGCTGATGCGGACCAACTCCCACGGCCTGGGCACGCGCGTCCTCGTCGAGGGCCAGGACACGCACGTCGCCCACGAGCACACGACCCCGGAGACCGGGCTCGCGCAGTCGATCGGGCCGGTGGTCCTCGGCCTCGGCAAGCGGGACGCCGCGGAGCTGCTCCACCTGCGCTGGCCCGACGGCGTCATGCAGTGCGAGCTGAACGTCGCCGCCGACCAGAAGCGGGCGATCGGCGAGAACAACCGCAAGACGGGTTCCTGCCCGGTCCTGTTCACCTGGGACGGTTCGAAGTTCGCCTGCCTGGGCGACTTCCTGGGCGGCGGCGGGCTCGGCTACCTCGTCGCGCCGGGCGTGTACGGCCAGCCGGACCGCGACGAGGCCGTGGCCATCGGGCCCTCACAGCTCCGCGAGGAGCAGGGTGCGTATCGGCTCTCGATCACCGAGCCGATGGACGAGATCGCCTACCTGGACCACGTCCGGCTCGACGTGGTCGACAGCCCGCCGGGCGTCACCAGCACCCCGGACGAGCGGTTCGCGCCGACGGGCAACCGGCCGACCGGCGAGCTGATCGCCTGGCGACGGGCCGTCGAGCCCGAGCACGCGACCGACCTCGCCGGCCGGGACGTGGCCGAGGCGCTCCGCCACTTCGACCGGGTGACGGTGGACTCCTTCCGCAAGCTCGAGGGCTGGACGGGCTACGCCGAGGAGCACGGGATCGTCCTCGACTTCGGGGATCGGCTCTCGGGATTCGGCCCCTCGGATCCGCTCGTGCTGTGCCTGGCCGGCTGGGTCGAGTACCCGTACTCCCAGACGAACTACGCGGCGGCCACCGCGGGGGTCTCCCTCCGGCCGCCGGTCATCGAGCGCCGCCGCGGCGACGGGTCCTGGGAGGTCATCGAGCCCGACGCCGGCTACCCGGCCGGCCTGCCGCGGCTGACGACGCTGGACCTGACCGGCAAGCTGACCGGCCCCTCGTGCGTCCTCCGGATTCGCACGAACATGGAATGCTATTACGACCAGGCCTTCATCGCCGTCCGCGACCGCCGGGCGGAGGGCTCCCTGCGGGTCTCGACGCGGGAGGTCGCCCGCGCGGAGCTCGGGCATCGGGGCTACTCCCGCGAGGTCTCCCCGGACGGGCGGCTGCCGCTCCTCTACGATTATCGCTACGTCGACCCCGCGCCCCTCGCGCGGCTGTCCGGCAAGCTGACCCGCTTCGGGGACGTCGTCCCGCTCCTGAAGGCCGACGACGACATTCTCTGCGTGATCGGCCCCGGGGACGAGGCCCGGCTCGAGTTCTCCGCGGAGGGATTGCCCCCGCTGGAGCCCGGGTGGACGCGGTCGTTCGTCCTGCGATCGTTCGGCTACTGCAAGGACGCCGACCCCTCCACGGCGCTCAGCGACACCGTCGGGCCGCTGCCGTGGAAGGGCATGCCGCCGTTCCCGTTCGGGGGCGGGGCCTCGCGGCCGGCCGATCCGGCCTATGAGGCGTACCTCCGCGACTACCAGACGCGGCCCGCCGGGGGCGGGGCCGGGCGCTGATGTCGATCAGGATGCCGGAGGGGTCTGCTGGCCGATCGGGAACTGATCGGCCTTCTTCTCCCACTCCGGCAGCCTCGACTTGAGCTCCTCGCGGAATGCCGCGGCGAGCTGCTTCCCCGGCTGCGAGGCCAGGAGCCCGTCGAGCCTGAGGGCCTCCTTCGCCTCCGCCGCGGCGTCCTGGAACATCTGGATCGCGGCGCTCGACCGGGCGAGCTCCGCGTGCAGCAGGGGGTTGGTCGGGTACAGGCGGGACGCGGTGCGGAGGGCCTCCACGACGCTCCCCTGGAGGGTGATCAGCTCGCGGGGCGTGAGGCTGGAGCCGACGAGGCCGAGGAGGTCGCGGGTCGCCCGGGCTCGCTCGTAGTGCAGCGACCAGTTCGCCGGGTTCCGTGGCGGGGACGCCGCCTTGAGCAAGAGCGCCGGGACCTTCCGCCACCGCTGGTCCGCCGGCTTTGCTCCCCGCGATTGCCAGATGAGGAGCTGGAGGTAGGCGTCCCCGAGCCACGGGCGGGGGCTGTACATGTCGGCGAGGCGGGCGGACTCGTACGCGGCCTCGGCCCGCTCGAGCTGCGGCGGCTGGCGTGCCAGCGCGTCGTCGGCCGCGGCGACGGCGGCCTCGGACCTCCAGAAGGGCAGGATCGCGCCGGCGAAGATGCCCGCGAGGGCCGACCAGCCGACCGCGAAGGCCAGGCCCGGGATGCGCGTGTCCGCGACGCGGAGCCGGCCGCAGCCGCGGTCCTCCCGGAGGTTCAGGCCCAGGGCCAGGATGGTCCACATCTCGAGCGAGACGCTCGCGAATCCGATCCCGCCGGCCGCCAGCAGGTTGATGGCCATCCCGAGCACCGCCGCGCCGCAGGCGAGGCCGGGCAGGGGGGCGCGACGCCAGAGCGCCGAACCCGACCACGCGGCCAGTCCCCAGGTCGCCGCGAGCACCAGCCACCGCGTCAGGAGGTCGTTCTGGAAGAGGTTGAAGTGGCCCACGAGGAAGACCGCGAGCAGGCCGGACGCGCCGCACCAGGCCAGCCAGGCGGCCGACGCGGGAGGTCCGGCTCGCCCGTCGCCCTCGTCGCGGGGCACGCCCGGCGTTTCCCGTGAAACGAGCTCGTCATCGCGGACCGGCCGGAGGGTGTTCCAGAGGCCGAATCCGAGCGCGGCGACGAGGAAGGCGAACGCCCACACGCCGGCGGTCGCCCAGGCCTCGAGGAACAGGTCGTGGGGGTCCTGGATCTCCTCGCTGGACCAGGGCAGCTTGTGGAGCAAGTAGCTGTGACCGAAGTTGCCCGGCCCGACGCCCGCCCAGAAGGTCGGCGCCGCCAGGGCCTGGCCGACGGACCCAGCCCCCTCGGTGATCACGCCCCACGTCCCGCGCCAGTATTGCGTCCGGTATCGCATCGAGAGGGTGGATTGCGTCAGGACCTGGACGTCCAGCCTCCCGGTCGCCAGCCCGAGCCCGAGGAGGCCGGCCAG from Aquisphaera giovannonii includes these protein-coding regions:
- a CDS encoding O-antigen ligase family protein, yielding MPRRGPNPSGSRPPRPEPATRRPGEAGRPLARDPAPDEATSAEAVGERLRRVALGLLVALVSCRAYWPSEPNLTQGAGAGLAWVLALLVAAGLAVAAALIGGRFRFRWSWGDAAVIALAALVGLSASRGLDRRPAINLAWEWGGVAIAYLLARNLPRTRAESKAILGVLVASAVAVSAYGLYQAAVEMPSLKRDYLRDGARMLREAGVAADEPRQVKAFEDRLLGSNEVFSTFGLANSLAGYLIGPTTLALAMALAGLLDRKAAGSRWPAFGLAAIPLLSLLICLELTKSRSAWLGTAAALAALAWGLRGRVPRRLVWGAGLAGVLALAGLLGLGLATGRLDVQVLTQSTLSMRYRTQYWRGTWGVITEGAGSVGQALAAPTFWAGVGPGNFGHSYLLHKLPWSSEEIQDPHDLFLEAWATAGVWAFAFLVAALGFGLWNTLRPVRDDELVSRETPGVPRDEGDGRAGPPASAAWLAWCGASGLLAVFLVGHFNLFQNDLLTRWLVLAATWGLAAWSGSALWRRAPLPGLACGAAVLGMAINLLAAGGIGFASVSLEMWTILALGLNLREDRGCGRLRVADTRIPGLAFAVGWSALAGIFAGAILPFWRSEAAVAAADDALARQPPQLERAEAAYESARLADMYSPRPWLGDAYLQLLIWQSRGAKPADQRWRKVPALLLKAASPPRNPANWSLHYERARATRDLLGLVGSSLTPRELITLQGSVVEALRTASRLYPTNPLLHAELARSSAAIQMFQDAAAEAKEALRLDGLLASQPGKQLAAAFREELKSRLPEWEKKADQFPIGQQTPPAS